A section of the Malaclemys terrapin pileata isolate rMalTer1 chromosome 15, rMalTer1.hap1, whole genome shotgun sequence genome encodes:
- the GPC2 gene encoding glypican-2: MEEQLSLQSDRDFRALVEDGASFLSSTLAWRHRRFEEFFRELLAAAERGLQAMFTQTYGRLYAQNARLFQGLFAELRRHQQGARLSLDEALGEFWARLLERMLPLLNPQYQFPAEYLECVARQGEALRPFGDVPRKLRLQVTRAFVAARAFVQGLATGRDVVAKASKLPPSGECLRAAMRMSSCPLCRGTPALKPCNAFCLNVMKGCLARPAELDPEWNRFLDALIQVAERLEGPFNVELAADSIGVKISEGIMYLQENGVQTSAKVFQGCGTPRPAPARSRRAARDETKRRFRTYPPEEKPTTVAGTNLDRLVTDVKEKLRLMRGFWVTLPHTLCSDGKVAADVTDEDKCWNGQARGRYLPDVTGDGLVNQINNPEVEVDIGRPDLLTRQHILQLRVATSRLQGAYGGRDLDFQDTYEDGSGSGGGERYSEDWPAGGGSGSSHSGSRPPDSRSHRKDRPSKGSRQNHRMGGSSSRAASWGGRALPLLLLPALALPLLGQ; this comes from the exons ATGGAGGAACAGCTCAGCCTGCAGAGCGACAGGGACTTCCGGGCCCTGGTGGAGGACGGGGCCAGTTTCCTGTCCAGCACCCTGGCCTGGCGCCACCGTCGCTTCGAGg AGTTTTTCCgggagctgctggcagcggcCGAGCGGGGGCTGCAGGCCATGTTCACGCAGACCTATGGCCGCCTGTACGCCCAGAACGCCCGGCTCTTCCAGGGGCTCTTCGCCGAGCTGCGGCGGCACCAGCAGGGCGCCCGGCTCAGCCTGGACGAGGCGCTGGGTGAGTTCTGGGCCCGGCTGCTGGAGCGGATGCTGCCCCTGCTCAACCCCCAGTACCAGTTCCCCGCCGAGTACCTGGAGTGCGTGGCGCGTCAGGGGGAGGCGCTGCGGCCCTTCGGGGACGTGCCCCGCAAGCTGCGCCTGCAG GTGACGCGGGCGTTCGTGGCAGCTCGGGCCTTCGTGCAGGGACTGGCCACCGGGCGTGATGTGGTCGCCAAGGCCTCCAAA ctgccccccagcgGGGAGTGCCTGCGGGCCGCCATGCGCATGTCCTCCTGTCCCCTGTGCCGCGGGACCCCGGCCCTCAAACCCTGCAACGCCTTCTGCCTCAACGTCATGAAGGGCTGCCTGGCCCGCCCGGCTGAGCTGGACCCCGAGTGGAACCGCTTCCTCG atgcTCTGATCCAGGTGGCCGAGCGGCTGGAGGGGCCCTTCAACGTGGAGCTGGCGGCCGACTCCATCGGGGTGAAGATCTCAGAGGGGATCATGTACCTGCAGGAGAACGGGGTGCAGACCTCGGCCAAG gtGTTTCAGGGCTGCGGGACACCGCGCCCGGCGCCCGCCCGATCCCGCCGCGCCGCCCGGGATGAGACCAAGCGTCGCTTCCGCACCTACCCGCCCGAGGAGAAGCCCACCACTGTTGCGGGGACCAACCTGGACCGACTG gtgacAGACGTGAAGGAGAAGCTGCGGCTGATGCGGGGGTTCTGGGTCACCCTGCCCCACACGCTCTGCAGCGACGGGAAGGTGGCGGCTGACGTGACGGACGAGGACAAGTGCTGGAACGGGCAGGCCCGGGGCAG gtaccTCCCGGATGTGACGGGGGACGGGCTGGTGAATCAGATCAATAACCCGGAGGTGGAGGTGGACATCGGGCGGCCCGACCTGCTCACTCGCCAGCACATCCTGCAGCTGCGGGTGGCCACCAGCCGCCTGCAGGGGGCCTACGGGGGCCGGGACCTCGACTTCCAGGACACCT ATGAGGATGGCAGTGGCTCGGGAGGGGGCGAGCGGTACAGCGAGGACTGGCCGGCTGGAGGGGGCAGCGGCAGCAGCCACTCGGGGTCCCGCCCCCCCGACTCCCGTTCGCACCGCAAGGACCGGCCCAGCAAGGGCTCCAGGCAGAACCACCGcatggggggcagcagcagccgtgctgcctCCTGGGGGGGCCgtgccctccccctcctgctgcttCCTGCCCTGGCACTGCCCCTGCTGGGGCAGTAA